In a genomic window of Alcanivorax sp.:
- the gcvT gene encoding glycine cleavage system aminomethyltransferase GcvT: MGHRTALYDAHLAAGGKMVDFGGWDMPINYGSQIEEHHAVRQHAGVFDVSHMTVVDIAGAGARDFLRHLLANDVDRVTPGRALYSAMLNDSGGVIDDLITYKRDNDYRVVVNCATRETDLDWMEKQAGGFAVDIRERADLAMLAIQGPQARSLVAGLLSGARAEAVNTLKVFGFAEDGDWMIARTGYTGEDGVEIMLPGADAVTLWEQLLDAGVAPIGLGARDTLRLEAGMNLYGNDMDESITPLEANMGWTLALNDRDFVGRQPLLNQQAHGHGELVGLVLEGKGVLRAHQQVLLPNGEQGEITSGTFSPTLGKSIALARLPAGAGGKVDVEIRNKRQPAQVVKPPFVRNGKAVYKAL, translated from the coding sequence ATGGGTCATCGAACAGCTCTGTACGACGCGCATCTGGCAGCCGGCGGCAAGATGGTCGACTTTGGCGGCTGGGACATGCCGATCAACTATGGTTCCCAGATCGAGGAGCACCATGCGGTACGCCAGCACGCCGGCGTGTTTGATGTCTCCCACATGACGGTGGTGGATATCGCCGGTGCCGGCGCCCGGGATTTTCTGCGTCACCTGCTGGCCAACGACGTGGACCGCGTCACCCCCGGGCGCGCGCTCTACAGTGCCATGCTCAACGACAGCGGCGGCGTCATCGATGACCTGATCACCTACAAGCGGGACAATGACTACCGTGTGGTGGTAAATTGCGCCACCCGCGAGACCGACCTGGACTGGATGGAAAAGCAGGCCGGCGGTTTCGCCGTGGATATTCGCGAGCGTGCCGATCTGGCCATGCTTGCCATCCAGGGCCCGCAGGCCCGCAGCCTGGTGGCCGGCCTGCTCAGTGGCGCCCGCGCCGAGGCGGTGAACACCCTGAAAGTGTTCGGCTTCGCCGAAGACGGCGACTGGATGATCGCCCGCACCGGCTACACCGGGGAAGACGGCGTGGAAATCATGCTGCCCGGTGCCGATGCGGTGACATTATGGGAGCAACTGCTGGACGCCGGCGTGGCCCCCATCGGCCTGGGTGCCCGCGATACCCTGCGTCTGGAAGCCGGCATGAACCTGTACGGCAACGACATGGATGAAAGCATCACCCCCCTGGAAGCCAACATGGGGTGGACCCTGGCGCTCAACGACCGGGATTTCGTCGGCCGCCAGCCGCTGCTCAACCAGCAGGCCCATGGCCACGGGGAACTGGTCGGCCTGGTACTGGAAGGCAAGGGCGTACTGCGCGCCCATCAGCAAGTATTGCTGCCCAACGGCGAACAGGGCGAGATCACCAGCGGTACCTTCTCGCCGACCCTGGGCAAGTCCATCGCCCTGGCCCGGCTGCCCGCCGGCGCCGGCGGCAAGGTAGACGTGGAAATCCGCAACAAGCGCCAGCCCGCCCAGGTGGTCAAACCGCCTTTCGTGCGTAATGGCAAGGCAGTGTACAAAGCGCTGTAG
- the gcvH gene encoding glycine cleavage system protein GcvH has protein sequence MSEIPAELRYAASHEWAKNDDGVVTVGITEHAQDAMGDLVYVELPEVGQVLAAGDEAGVVESVKAASDIYAPVSGEVIEINESLEDEPELVNNVPYEGGWLFKIQMSEAGDLDNLLTADQYQAQIESE, from the coding sequence ATGAGCGAGATTCCAGCCGAGCTGCGTTATGCCGCCAGCCACGAATGGGCCAAGAACGACGATGGCGTGGTGACCGTGGGCATCACCGAACACGCCCAGGACGCCATGGGCGACCTGGTCTACGTGGAACTGCCGGAAGTGGGCCAGGTGCTGGCCGCCGGTGATGAAGCCGGCGTGGTGGAATCCGTGAAAGCCGCCTCCGACATCTACGCTCCGGTCTCCGGCGAAGTCATCGAGATCAACGAGTCTCTGGAAGACGAACCGGAACTGGTCAACAACGTTCCCTATGAAGGTGGTTGGTTGTTCAAGATCCAGATGAGCGAAGCCGGTGATCTGGACAACCTGCTCACCGCCGACCAGTACCAGGCGCAGATCGAAAGCGAATAA
- a CDS encoding integron integrase — MAERCLANWWRFISLFLTWLATSRNVAAATQNQALNALVFLYRHVIHQPLGEVENISRAKRPAKLPVVLSHSEALSVIELLPEPHRLIISLIYGSGMRVTEVARLRIKDIDFNNKTITVRDGKGGKDRTTLLPEPLSPVLTRIIKATTSRINKTPADKRTPVSLPSALSRKYPFANISSQWHWIFPSSNVCQDRDGNWVRHHIHVSAVQKAVRQAVRDTGINKPATSHTFRHSFATQLLLNGTDIRTVQELLGHSDLNTTQIYTHVLGQGFAGVMSPLDRG, encoded by the coding sequence ATGGCTGAAAGGTGTCTAGCAAACTGGTGGCGATTCATATCTCTCTTCCTGACCTGGCTGGCAACAAGCCGAAATGTGGCTGCTGCCACTCAAAACCAGGCGCTAAATGCCCTGGTTTTCTTGTATCGACATGTGATTCATCAGCCTCTGGGGGAGGTGGAAAACATCAGTCGCGCTAAACGGCCTGCCAAACTCCCGGTGGTGTTATCCCATTCTGAGGCTTTATCCGTAATTGAACTCTTGCCGGAACCCCACCGATTGATTATTTCTCTGATCTACGGCTCTGGTATGCGCGTGACAGAAGTTGCCCGGCTGCGCATTAAGGATATTGATTTCAACAACAAGACCATCACTGTCCGCGACGGCAAGGGAGGAAAGGATCGCACAACGCTGCTGCCTGAACCTCTATCTCCTGTTCTGACCAGGATTATCAAAGCAACAACAAGCAGAATTAATAAGACACCAGCCGATAAGAGAACACCGGTTTCCCTGCCTTCGGCACTATCGCGCAAATATCCGTTTGCCAATATTTCCTCTCAGTGGCACTGGATATTCCCATCCTCAAACGTTTGCCAGGACAGAGATGGGAATTGGGTACGGCATCACATCCACGTATCCGCTGTTCAAAAGGCGGTTCGCCAGGCCGTTCGTGATACGGGGATCAACAAGCCTGCGACCTCACATACCTTCCGCCATTCCTTTGCCACACAGTTGTTGCTCAACGGCACTGATATTCGCACGGTCCAGGAGTTACTTGGCCATAGTGACCTGAATACCACACAGATTTATACACACGTGCTTGGGCAAGGTTTCGCCGGGGTCATGAGTCCGTTGGATCGGGGCTGA
- a CDS encoding Ig-like domain-containing protein — translation MMMRILSLVVTASLLVACGGGGSEQTVDYSARKKGQVYYSYPADEQGGVSVHAPVVVQFSEPPTLADADVSLIGPDGPVDVVLSRADQDRSLVVTPQAPLAFNSEYRLQLAGMTLAGFSDGELAFTTGAAGKGPLSEQQQADTFTVSRVSPSGDETRPLMDFSTLHVQFSQPLDVSTVDYGTTVRLEDGSGTPVEASALAGGNRLTVDPTDDLQPGQSYTLILDGALSSRFGTGLSGDTEFAVNPQDSQPRETLALEAMAADPVKGCNEGGVTLSPLTGAPINCVPLIARLLGNTTVSKLSGDVFADLAFIPNYPDASPLRIRKGALLKGEPLEVLIGGQLPAGFDSGEVTVNFLSDATGYLLPTPYSARPEAPRRIVLTLDLAFSTADSRANGAFTQTLVQVELVGRAIVEEGRMVIDALGVVEPEVLGIETAFGVLSFHMESYQDQENVPEPPVDITGPSLQSWQPGDYADRFRPGDPIVLNLSETPDQDSIDAGVSVTLTDQGAAVPFDWKLDGASLILTPEQPLAFGTEYQVTLTDGVEDLHGNPATPETLLFSMPAYSADAPRTPYTTTVYPGFPCAVDPASRDLGNGIQGQCASAFQDQAGDLLPVDAMPANRPIEVQFSQDMDTSSMVLGQACGEGSVRVEKIDSAGNCLEAVPGYLSRNTRSMTVIPAQPWEEGALYQYVLGSHENTGCGQDVICSVAGMPLQTAQLLAPDADAGGPDMAIAFTGAAATSNVFLPLRNLPKADVNANFEMDAGEQKAVEDPPGSGDYPTPTNAASLFVTGTGGLATGANVGCPLNQDCPGEKFTYLNGGINADIIGWNEDEQAVEVLLYPPVLMTTNSSVYAQILGLVEPEVPTEPLVMRARYADDGNGNRTEPVRGYIRHDGNSLTFDTTLDLFLDAPEMEAPLGLPHNLHSLELNDLQLNGPVEFLPDGRLVIGLLSLNAQSIDVSIGGGAATIDLQIPTGGVNLTFQSGSIK, via the coding sequence ATGATGATGCGAATACTTTCACTGGTTGTCACCGCGTCGCTGCTGGTCGCCTGCGGCGGCGGTGGCAGCGAACAGACGGTGGATTACAGTGCCCGAAAAAAAGGGCAGGTCTATTACAGCTATCCGGCGGATGAGCAGGGCGGGGTGTCGGTGCATGCGCCGGTGGTGGTGCAGTTTTCCGAACCGCCGACGCTGGCTGACGCGGACGTGAGCCTGATCGGGCCGGATGGCCCGGTCGATGTGGTGCTGTCGCGGGCCGACCAGGACCGTTCCCTGGTGGTCACCCCCCAGGCGCCGCTGGCGTTCAACAGCGAGTACCGGCTGCAACTGGCTGGCATGACCCTGGCCGGTTTCAGTGATGGCGAACTGGCCTTCACCACCGGCGCCGCCGGCAAGGGGCCGCTCAGCGAGCAGCAGCAGGCGGACACCTTTACCGTCAGCCGGGTTTCTCCGTCGGGTGATGAGACCCGACCGCTGATGGATTTCTCCACCCTGCATGTGCAGTTCAGCCAGCCGCTGGATGTGAGCACCGTGGACTATGGCACCACCGTCAGGCTGGAAGATGGCAGTGGCACCCCGGTGGAGGCCAGTGCCCTGGCCGGCGGCAACCGCCTCACCGTGGACCCGACCGACGACCTGCAGCCGGGCCAGAGCTATACCCTGATACTGGATGGCGCCCTGAGCAGCCGCTTCGGCACAGGCCTGAGCGGCGACACCGAGTTCGCCGTGAATCCGCAGGATTCGCAGCCCCGCGAGACCCTGGCACTGGAAGCCATGGCCGCCGACCCGGTAAAAGGCTGTAATGAGGGGGGCGTGACACTGTCCCCGCTGACCGGCGCGCCGATCAACTGCGTGCCGCTGATTGCCCGCCTGCTGGGTAACACCACGGTGTCAAAACTGTCCGGGGATGTGTTCGCCGACCTGGCCTTTATCCCCAACTACCCGGATGCCTCGCCGCTGCGGATTCGCAAGGGGGCACTGCTGAAAGGGGAGCCGCTGGAGGTGCTGATCGGTGGTCAGCTGCCGGCCGGGTTTGATTCCGGCGAGGTCACCGTGAATTTCCTGTCCGATGCCACCGGTTACTTGTTGCCGACCCCCTACAGTGCCCGCCCGGAAGCGCCGCGCCGCATCGTGCTGACCCTGGACCTGGCCTTCTCCACCGCCGATTCCCGTGCCAACGGCGCCTTCACCCAGACCCTTGTGCAGGTAGAGCTGGTGGGGCGTGCCATCGTCGAAGAGGGGCGCATGGTCATCGATGCCCTGGGCGTGGTGGAGCCGGAAGTGCTCGGTATCGAAACCGCCTTTGGCGTGCTCAGCTTTCACATGGAGTCTTATCAGGACCAGGAAAACGTGCCCGAACCGCCGGTGGATATCACCGGGCCCAGCCTGCAAAGCTGGCAGCCCGGTGACTATGCGGACCGCTTCCGCCCCGGTGACCCGATTGTGCTCAATCTCAGCGAAACCCCGGATCAGGACAGCATCGACGCCGGTGTCAGTGTCACCCTCACTGATCAGGGTGCAGCGGTGCCGTTCGACTGGAAGCTGGATGGTGCCTCGCTGATCCTCACCCCGGAACAGCCGCTGGCGTTCGGCACCGAGTATCAGGTCACCCTCACCGATGGCGTGGAGGATCTGCATGGTAACCCGGCCACCCCGGAAACCCTGCTGTTTAGCATGCCCGCCTACAGCGCCGATGCCCCGCGTACGCCTTACACCACCACCGTGTACCCGGGCTTCCCCTGCGCCGTGGACCCGGCCAGCCGCGATCTGGGCAACGGCATTCAGGGCCAGTGCGCCAGTGCCTTCCAGGATCAGGCCGGCGACCTGCTGCCGGTGGATGCCATGCCCGCCAACCGGCCCATCGAGGTGCAGTTCTCCCAGGACATGGATACCAGCAGCATGGTGCTCGGCCAGGCCTGCGGTGAGGGCAGTGTGCGGGTGGAAAAAATCGACAGCGCCGGTAACTGCCTGGAAGCGGTGCCCGGTTATCTGTCCCGCAACACCCGCTCAATGACGGTGATTCCCGCCCAGCCCTGGGAAGAAGGCGCCCTGTACCAGTACGTGCTCGGCTCCCATGAAAACACCGGTTGCGGGCAGGACGTGATCTGCTCGGTGGCGGGTATGCCCCTGCAGACCGCCCAGTTGCTGGCGCCGGATGCGGATGCTGGCGGCCCGGACATGGCCATCGCCTTCACCGGTGCCGCGGCCACCAGCAATGTGTTCCTGCCGCTGCGCAACCTGCCCAAGGCGGATGTGAACGCCAACTTCGAGATGGATGCCGGTGAGCAAAAAGCGGTGGAAGACCCGCCGGGCAGTGGTGACTACCCCACGCCTACCAATGCCGCCTCCCTGTTTGTCACCGGCACCGGCGGCCTGGCCACCGGTGCCAACGTGGGCTGTCCACTGAACCAGGATTGCCCCGGGGAGAAATTCACCTACCTGAACGGCGGCATCAACGCGGACATCATCGGCTGGAACGAGGATGAGCAGGCGGTGGAAGTGCTGCTCTATCCGCCGGTACTGATGACCACTAACAGCAGCGTCTATGCCCAGATCCTGGGTCTGGTGGAGCCGGAAGTGCCCACCGAACCACTGGTGATGCGGGCCCGCTATGCGGATGACGGCAATGGCAACCGCACCGAGCCGGTGCGCGGCTATATCCGTCACGATGGCAATTCGCTGACCTTCGACACCACCCTGGATCTGTTTCTGGATGCCCCGGAAATGGAGGCGCCACTGGGGCTGCCGCACAACCTGCACAGCCTGGAGCTCAACGACCTGCAGCTGAACGGCCCGGTGGAATTCCTGCCGGACGGTCGTCTGGTGATCGGCCTGCTCAGCCTCAATGCCCAGAGCATCGATGTCAGCATCGGTGGCGGGGCGGCCACCATTGACCTGCAGATCCCCACCGGTGGGGTCAACCTGACCTTCCAGAGCGGTTCCATCAAGTAA
- the gcvPA gene encoding aminomethyl-transferring glycine dehydrogenase subunit GcvPA has product MPYIPHTPDDVRAMLDAIGADSIEDLFDEIPAHLKAAGKLDALPERLSEMDVTRLMNERAAMDAGAVSFIGAGAYQHHIPAAVWEIATRGEFYTAYTPYQAEASQGTLQVIYEFQTLMTRLTAMDVSNASVYDGASGLAEAVLMSLRANRKSKSRKVLVPAALNPRYASATQAIVENQDVALETVPFCQEKGQTLIDALKHHEGDDYAALVISQPNYFGSLEEVDALTDWAHANGMLVIAVVNPTAMALITPPGEWGEQGADIVVGEGQPLGVPLSSGGPYFGFMCCKQKHVRQMPGRIIGRTVDMEGKQGFTLTLQAREQHIRRSKATSNICTNQGLAMTAATIYTSLLGPDGLTNVAAHCHANTQALADKLIAIDGVERAFTAPTFHEVVLTLPKPAAEVLAALAEKDVLGGVSLANDYGMVSPKFENAILVNATEVHSEQDLQLFEQALKEVLA; this is encoded by the coding sequence ATGCCGTATATCCCCCATACCCCCGATGACGTGCGCGCCATGCTCGACGCCATCGGCGCCGACAGCATCGAAGACCTGTTCGATGAAATTCCCGCGCACCTGAAAGCCGCCGGCAAACTCGACGCCCTGCCCGAAAGGTTGAGCGAAATGGACGTGACCCGGCTGATGAACGAGCGCGCGGCCATGGACGCCGGTGCAGTGAGCTTTATCGGTGCCGGTGCCTATCAGCACCACATCCCGGCGGCGGTATGGGAGATTGCCACCCGCGGTGAGTTCTACACCGCCTACACGCCATATCAGGCGGAAGCCAGCCAGGGCACCCTGCAGGTGATCTACGAATTCCAGACCCTGATGACCCGGCTCACCGCCATGGACGTGAGTAACGCCTCCGTCTACGACGGCGCCTCCGGTCTGGCGGAAGCGGTGCTGATGAGCCTGCGTGCCAACCGCAAGAGCAAGTCCCGCAAGGTGCTGGTGCCGGCGGCCCTGAACCCGCGCTACGCCAGCGCCACCCAGGCCATCGTCGAGAACCAGGACGTGGCCCTGGAAACCGTGCCCTTCTGTCAGGAAAAAGGGCAGACGCTGATCGACGCCCTCAAGCACCACGAAGGCGACGACTACGCGGCCCTGGTCATCAGTCAGCCCAACTACTTCGGCAGCCTGGAAGAGGTGGATGCGCTCACCGACTGGGCCCACGCCAACGGCATGCTGGTGATCGCCGTGGTTAACCCCACCGCCATGGCGCTGATTACCCCGCCCGGTGAATGGGGCGAGCAGGGTGCCGATATCGTGGTGGGCGAAGGCCAGCCGCTGGGCGTGCCGCTCTCCTCTGGCGGTCCCTACTTCGGTTTCATGTGCTGCAAACAAAAACACGTTCGCCAGATGCCGGGCCGTATCATCGGCCGCACCGTGGACATGGAAGGCAAGCAGGGCTTCACCCTCACCCTGCAGGCCCGCGAACAGCACATTCGCCGTTCCAAGGCCACCAGTAACATCTGTACCAACCAGGGCCTGGCCATGACTGCGGCCACCATCTACACCTCCCTGCTGGGGCCGGACGGCCTCACCAACGTGGCCGCCCACTGCCACGCCAACACCCAGGCACTGGCCGACAAACTCATCGCCATCGACGGCGTGGAGCGCGCCTTTACCGCACCCACCTTCCACGAAGTGGTACTCACCCTGCCGAAACCGGCGGCTGAGGTGCTGGCGGCCCTGGCCGAGAAAGATGTGCTGGGCGGCGTCAGCCTGGCGAACGATTACGGTATGGTCTCTCCAAAGTTTGAGAACGCGATCCTGGTGAACGCCACCGAAGTCCATTCCGAGCAGGATTTGCAGCTCTTCGAACAAGCCCTGAAGGAGGTGCTGGCATGA
- a CDS encoding GIY-YIG nuclease family protein, with protein sequence MPTATLKMFLAYGDPKRLRTVELSNWTGKAVSGPRSEFDKVLEREESQGSGVYFLTGTDPETNKSAIYIGEAECVRDRVKSHLSKDFWNNITFFVTKDENLTKAHIKYLEGRLIDIARRTERSIVMNSQGSGAKLPESDREDMEVFLEKMQQVLPVLGVEAFLDKSSSTAPGKNRKELLSCNIKGLVATGYLTPNGIVVLKGSQAVLEERASAQKWPSVLAQRNKLIEDGALIEKDGAYVFVKDVEFSSPSSAAATIHGGSANGLTAWVNKDGLQLKQLENV encoded by the coding sequence GTGCCAACCGCAACATTAAAAATGTTCCTTGCGTATGGGGATCCAAAGCGGCTAAGGACTGTTGAACTATCGAACTGGACTGGCAAAGCTGTTTCGGGCCCACGAAGCGAGTTCGATAAAGTTCTGGAGCGCGAAGAGTCTCAAGGATCAGGTGTTTACTTTCTGACAGGCACCGATCCAGAAACCAATAAAAGCGCCATTTACATCGGAGAGGCGGAGTGCGTCCGAGACAGGGTGAAATCTCACCTTTCCAAGGATTTCTGGAATAACATCACCTTCTTTGTAACGAAGGACGAGAATCTAACCAAGGCTCACATCAAATATCTTGAGGGGCGATTGATCGATATAGCCAGAAGAACGGAACGATCAATCGTGATGAATAGCCAAGGGAGTGGTGCAAAACTGCCCGAGTCAGATAGAGAGGACATGGAGGTGTTTCTCGAAAAGATGCAGCAGGTGCTTCCTGTTCTGGGCGTTGAGGCATTTCTGGATAAGTCCTCTTCTACTGCGCCAGGAAAAAATCGGAAAGAGTTGCTCAGCTGTAACATCAAGGGCCTAGTCGCAACGGGCTACTTGACTCCTAATGGCATTGTCGTTTTGAAAGGATCGCAAGCCGTTCTCGAAGAAAGAGCTTCGGCGCAAAAGTGGCCGAGCGTGCTTGCTCAGAGAAACAAGCTTATCGAAGATGGTGCTTTGATCGAAAAAGACGGCGCCTATGTTTTTGTCAAAGACGTAGAGTTTTCGAGTCCTAGCTCGGCAGCGGCCACCATTCATGGTGGTAGCGCAAATGGGCTAACCGCTTGGGTAAATAAAGATGGGTTGCAGCTTAAGCAGCTCGAAAACGTATAA
- a CDS encoding IS3 family transposase (programmed frameshift): MSSKRYPEEFKIEAVRQVTDRGHSVAQVADRLGVTTHSLYAWIRKFGPDSEQHQANADDQAEIRRLQKELKRVTEERDIPKKSRGVLRQSVRLRYAFIQEHSERWPIRSLCSLLDVHPSGFYAWQRQPRSARAIEDERLSGLIKQFWLESGAVYGYRKCHTDLRENGERCGPNRVHRLMRHAGIRAQVGYRKPRHRAGELHKVTPNILQRQFNPQAPNESWVTDITYIRTHEGWLYLAVVLDLFSRRVIGWSMQSRITKELALDALLMAVWRRKPEGKVVVHSDQGSQYTSHDWDSFLKAHELEGSMSRRGNCHDNAVAESFFQLLKRERIKRKIYSSRDAARADIFDYIEMFYNNRRRHGSNEKLSPVEYEKRHQERQGSV; the protein is encoded by the exons ATGAGTAGCAAACGCTATCCCGAAGAATTCAAGATTGAGGCGGTTCGCCAGGTGACGGATCGTGGTCACAGTGTGGCCCAAGTGGCTGACCGACTCGGCGTCACCACCCATAGCCTGTACGCCTGGATCAGGAAGTTTGGCCCGGATTCCGAGCAGCATCAGGCCAATGCAGATGACCAAGCCGAGATTCGCCGGCTCCAGAAAGAGCTCAAGCGCGTTACCGAAGAGCGAGACATCC CTAAAAAAAGCCGCGGCGTACTTCGCCAGTCAGTCCGATTGAGGTACGCCTTCATTCAGGAGCACAGCGAGCGGTGGCCAATCCGCTCACTGTGTTCTCTGTTGGACGTTCACCCCAGTGGCTTTTACGCCTGGCAGAGACAGCCTCGTTCAGCTCGTGCAATCGAGGACGAGCGCCTGTCCGGGCTGATCAAGCAGTTCTGGCTGGAATCCGGGGCCGTGTATGGCTACCGGAAGTGTCATACCGATCTGCGCGAGAATGGCGAGCGATGCGGGCCCAATCGAGTCCACCGCCTGATGCGCCACGCAGGAATACGAGCGCAGGTGGGGTATCGTAAACCACGCCATAGGGCTGGGGAGCTGCACAAGGTGACACCGAATATCCTTCAGCGCCAGTTCAATCCGCAAGCCCCGAACGAGAGCTGGGTAACGGATATTACCTATATCCGCACACATGAAGGCTGGCTGTATCTGGCGGTTGTTCTAGATCTGTTCTCAAGACGGGTGATCGGTTGGTCAATGCAATCCAGGATAACCAAGGAACTGGCGCTGGATGCGCTGCTGATGGCGGTCTGGCGTCGCAAGCCTGAGGGCAAGGTGGTTGTTCACTCCGACCAAGGAAGCCAATACACCAGCCACGACTGGGACTCGTTTCTGAAGGCGCATGAGCTGGAGGGGAGTATGAGTCGGCGCGGTAACTGCCACGACAATGCTGTTGCTGAGAGCTTCTTCCAGCTGTTGAAGCGGGAGAGAATAAAGCGAAAGATTTACAGCAGTCGGGACGCGGCCCGGGCAGATATTTTTGATTATATCGAGATGTTCTATAACAACCGTCGACGCCATGGTTCTAATGAAAAGCTGTCACCGGTAGAGTATGAAAAGCGTCACCAAGAACGGCAGGGAAGTGTCTAG
- the gcvPB gene encoding aminomethyl-transferring glycine dehydrogenase subunit GcvPB, whose protein sequence is MSETQLIFQLSHPGRSATSQAPKALGDDKLSAIPAHLRRKQKPGLPEVSEMQVVRHYTNLSSKNFAIDKQFYPLGSCTMKYNPRGANRAAMLPGFLNRHPLAPESHSQGFLSCMFELQNFLKEVTGMKGVSLAPMAGAQGEFAGVAMIRAYHDARGDEGRTEILIPEAAHGTNPATAVMCGYKVREVPVGKDGDVDLEALKEACGPQTAGLMMTNPSTCGVFERQIEDIAKAVHEAGGLLYYDGANLNAILGKVRPGDMGFDVIHMNLHKTFATPHGGGGPGAGPVGVSERLLPYLPTPMAGQRDDGSYHWIDTDTLGTSIGHLSAFMGNAGVLLRAYFYARSLGREGMIRVGEYSTLAANYLLKRLEAVGCTAAYPDRRASHEFILTFAKEAKELGVTAMDIAKRLLDYNQHAPTTYFPLLVPECFLIEPTETESKEALDEFVDAMAAILEEARSEPDMVKEAPFTQPVRRLDDVKAARELDLTWSE, encoded by the coding sequence ATGAGCGAGACACAACTGATCTTCCAACTGTCTCACCCGGGCCGCAGCGCCACCTCCCAGGCACCGAAAGCGCTGGGCGACGACAAGCTGTCAGCGATCCCTGCGCACCTGCGTCGCAAGCAGAAGCCGGGCCTGCCGGAAGTGTCCGAAATGCAGGTGGTGCGTCACTACACCAACCTGTCCAGCAAGAACTTCGCCATCGACAAGCAGTTCTACCCGCTGGGCTCCTGCACCATGAAGTACAACCCGCGCGGCGCCAACCGTGCCGCCATGCTGCCGGGCTTTCTCAACCGCCACCCGCTGGCACCGGAAAGCCACAGCCAGGGTTTCCTCAGCTGCATGTTCGAGCTGCAGAACTTCCTCAAGGAAGTCACCGGCATGAAGGGTGTGTCCCTGGCTCCCATGGCCGGCGCCCAGGGCGAATTCGCCGGCGTGGCCATGATCCGCGCCTACCACGATGCCCGCGGTGATGAAGGCCGTACCGAGATCCTGATCCCGGAAGCCGCCCACGGCACCAACCCGGCCACCGCCGTCATGTGTGGCTACAAGGTGCGCGAAGTGCCGGTCGGCAAAGATGGCGACGTGGACCTGGAAGCCTTGAAAGAAGCCTGCGGCCCGCAAACCGCCGGCCTGATGATGACCAACCCCAGCACCTGCGGCGTGTTCGAACGGCAGATTGAAGACATCGCCAAAGCCGTCCACGAAGCTGGCGGCCTGCTTTACTACGATGGCGCCAACCTGAACGCCATCCTCGGCAAGGTGCGCCCCGGTGACATGGGCTTCGACGTGATCCACATGAACCTGCACAAGACCTTCGCCACCCCCCACGGCGGCGGCGGCCCCGGTGCCGGCCCGGTGGGCGTGTCCGAGCGTCTGCTGCCCTACCTGCCCACCCCCATGGCGGGCCAGCGCGACGACGGCAGCTACCACTGGATCGACACCGACACCCTGGGCACCAGCATCGGTCACCTGAGCGCCTTCATGGGCAACGCTGGCGTATTGCTGCGCGCCTACTTCTACGCTCGCTCCCTGGGCCGCGAAGGCATGATCCGCGTGGGCGAATACTCCACCCTGGCGGCCAACTACCTGCTCAAGCGCCTGGAAGCCGTGGGCTGCACCGCCGCCTACCCGGATCGCCGCGCCAGCCACGAGTTCATTCTCACCTTCGCCAAAGAAGCGAAAGAGCTGGGCGTCACCGCCATGGATATCGCCAAGCGCCTGCTGGACTACAACCAGCACGCGCCCACCACCTACTTCCCGCTACTGGTGCCGGAGTGCTTCCTCATCGAGCCCACCGAAACCGAAAGCAAGGAAGCCCTGGACGAATTCGTGGACGCCATGGCTGCAATTCTGGAAGAGGCTCGCAGCGAACCCGACATGGTGAAAGAAGCGCCCTTCACTCAGCCGGTGCGTCGCCTGGATGATGTGAAAGCAGCCAGAGAGCTGGATCTGACCTGGTCAGAATAA